In Deltaproteobacteria bacterium, a single genomic region encodes these proteins:
- a CDS encoding molybdopterin-dependent oxidoreductase, producing MHDDPDELSNREHTRERGLARRDFLLKAAAGTIVTGLAGGLYVVATPKAHADNRPDGRPRVPPGQRVIEALKPMGGEPGESAVSKYRLRVHGEVESPFELDFAALVAFGAVERTVDVHCVTGWTVLGARFKGVRIKDLAKKAGVKDSVRHVIFEGAHGYTANVRWAEATGDDALVTWELDGKRLARPHGAPVRALVPDLYFWKSAKWLEGIRFVKRDEPGFWETRGYHNHADPWTEERYG from the coding sequence ATGCATGACGACCCCGACGAGCTGTCGAACCGCGAGCACACGCGCGAGCGCGGCCTGGCACGCCGCGACTTCCTGCTGAAGGCCGCCGCCGGCACCATCGTGACGGGCCTGGCGGGCGGGCTGTACGTGGTCGCGACCCCGAAGGCGCACGCCGACAATCGGCCCGATGGCCGGCCCCGCGTGCCGCCCGGCCAGCGCGTGATCGAGGCGCTCAAGCCCATGGGTGGTGAGCCCGGTGAGTCGGCGGTCTCGAAGTATCGCCTGCGCGTGCACGGCGAGGTCGAGAGCCCCTTCGAGCTCGACTTCGCAGCGCTGGTGGCGTTCGGCGCGGTCGAGCGCACCGTCGACGTGCACTGCGTGACCGGCTGGACGGTACTCGGCGCGCGCTTCAAGGGCGTCCGCATCAAGGACCTCGCGAAGAAGGCCGGCGTGAAGGACAGCGTGCGCCACGTGATCTTCGAGGGCGCACACGGCTACACCGCCAACGTGCGCTGGGCCGAGGCCACCGGCGACGACGCGCTGGTCACCTGGGAGCTCGACGGCAAGCGACTCGCCCGGCCCCACGGCGCACCGGTGCGCGCGCTGGTGCCCGATCTCTACTTCTGGAAGAGCGCCAAGTGGCTCGAGGGCATTCGCTTCGTCAAGCGCGACGAGCCCGGCTTCTGGGAGACCCGCGGCTACCACAACCACGCCGATCCCTGGACCGAGGAACGCTATGGCTGA
- a CDS encoding DUF4328 domain-containing protein — MRPTPSDPFAKIRAQGGALVVLLGLRAGMRVIDYLVAKLTFPPSGSTLTEAEIDRIRMIDGGLYGLENLVTLVAMILFLVWIHGLFVAIRASGRSTRWSPGMAVGGWFIPLANMVLPWLTVRDALRSLDRPAALAGAWWIAWLLAIPLTMLHGFLTQVSLVPELGRALEVLPAETLRTIYELGPKTFWPRFVLDTGAWALLLVIVTSLRAAVSSRR; from the coding sequence GTGCGTCCAACTCCGTCGGATCCATTTGCCAAGATTCGCGCCCAGGGCGGCGCCCTCGTCGTCCTGCTCGGCCTGCGCGCGGGGATGCGCGTCATCGACTACTTGGTCGCCAAACTGACGTTTCCGCCGTCGGGATCGACCCTCACCGAGGCGGAGATCGACCGCATCCGGATGATCGACGGTGGCCTCTACGGCCTCGAAAACCTGGTCACGCTGGTTGCGATGATCCTGTTCTTGGTGTGGATCCACGGCTTGTTCGTCGCGATCCGTGCCAGCGGCCGCAGCACCCGGTGGTCGCCCGGCATGGCGGTGGGTGGGTGGTTCATCCCGCTGGCGAACATGGTCCTGCCGTGGCTCACCGTGCGCGACGCGTTGCGCTCCCTCGACCGGCCCGCCGCGCTCGCCGGTGCATGGTGGATCGCGTGGCTGCTCGCGATCCCATTGACGATGCTGCACGGATTCCTGACGCAGGTCAGCCTCGTGCCCGAGCTCGGGCGGGCGCTCGAGGTGCTGCCGGCGGAAACCCTGCGCACGATCTACGAGCTCGGGCCCAAGACCTTCTGGCCGCGCTTCGTCCTCGACACCGGGGCATGGGCCCTCCTGCTCGTCATCGTGACGTCGCTGCGCGCAGCGGTGAGCTCGCGCCGCTAG
- a CDS encoding PepSY-associated TM helix domain-containing protein: MADGAAAPGRRRFKLRPWLRALHRDLGYLAVGLTLVYAVSGLAVNHLADWDPNFANVEREFDVAAPLPDDDTAAAAAVASAAGIDEAPVDIYRVSDEELEIAFEGRTLHANPQTGHVFEEGQKPRVFLRVANWLHLNRGKKAWTWFADGYAIALLVLATSGLFMIPGRKGLVGRGAIITAIGVGLPLGYLWFFGGP, translated from the coding sequence ATGGCTGACGGAGCTGCGGCGCCGGGCCGGCGGCGCTTCAAGCTGCGGCCGTGGCTGCGCGCGCTGCATCGCGATCTCGGCTACCTCGCGGTCGGCCTGACGCTGGTCTACGCGGTATCGGGCCTGGCGGTGAACCACCTCGCCGACTGGGATCCGAACTTCGCGAACGTCGAGCGCGAGTTCGACGTCGCCGCACCGCTGCCCGACGACGACACCGCGGCCGCGGCCGCGGTCGCGAGCGCGGCCGGCATCGACGAGGCGCCCGTCGACATCTACCGCGTCAGCGACGAGGAGCTCGAGATCGCGTTCGAGGGCCGCACGCTGCACGCGAACCCCCAGACCGGGCACGTCTTCGAGGAGGGCCAGAAGCCGCGCGTGTTCCTGCGCGTGGCGAACTGGCTGCACTTGAACCGCGGCAAGAAGGCGTGGACGTGGTTCGCCGATGGCTACGCGATCGCGTTGCTGGTGTTGGCGACCAGTGGGCTGTTCATGATTCCCGGGCGCAAGGGGCTGGTGGGGCGCGGGGCAATCATCACGGCCATCGGCGTGGGTCTGCCGCTCGGGTACCTGTGGTTCTTCGGCGGGCCGTGA
- a CDS encoding sigma-70 family RNA polymerase sigma factor, with product MTSPPHPPAALRARRTADEGAPHEAPQSDPALFDAARGGRLDAFGPLIQRHHRAVLAAAFVVLGDAGQADDIAQEAFVTAWTKLDELRDASRLRAWVCGIARNLARNARRRLRPEPLASRHGPASAPAEVEEHTAAREQAALVRAALHGLPSRYRDVLVTYYLEEQSIHEVAESLGLSVAAVEQRLSRGRKRLRGDIERMLAVQLAPKRSREAAACAVLQTLRMQPRAAARTRVTRSLPVAAVVCCALAAATGVAVVAGATASSRAVEAHDPPAPPPASPRVVAAAPPRSMPPAAVPQVPRATPRPRAQLAAPMAEAVPAAAFHIMELPCGRSLVSPPDAHEYRAAITEMYRLAALASELDGNDYECGGTTTADATALRELQGRVVDVHGVPVARAIVIADGAIEANEVFEVDHVAETDERGEFAMPIAADDVMIWALHEGGQRARLVRVPAGDTDVELELRLTAGGTVSGSVHRGKWPEHGTVRVQALDSELAIALATTAGGTFESPTVSAGTYAVEFVRDCVYDCAAVVPTRAVVVVRAGADAQVQLHVDPSRDADVRPEIRLDHSIYELHADEFRYVYDPDVNRTITMSAVSTDGIDASWELIAPQFTLPEGDYTLCARLADPSAPDAQLEGAPAPDCQSLHLEGAKIHAPVFDLRRRR from the coding sequence GTGACGAGCCCGCCGCACCCGCCCGCTGCACTTCGCGCCCGCCGAACCGCCGACGAGGGCGCGCCCCACGAGGCCCCGCAGTCCGACCCCGCACTGTTCGATGCGGCGCGTGGCGGTCGCCTCGATGCCTTCGGCCCGCTGATCCAGCGCCACCACCGTGCCGTGCTCGCCGCGGCGTTCGTGGTGCTCGGCGACGCCGGTCAGGCCGACGACATCGCCCAGGAGGCGTTCGTCACCGCGTGGACCAAGCTCGACGAGCTCCGCGATGCCTCGCGGCTGCGCGCGTGGGTCTGCGGCATCGCGCGCAACCTCGCCCGCAACGCACGGCGACGGCTGCGGCCCGAGCCACTGGCGTCGCGTCACGGCCCCGCGAGCGCGCCCGCAGAGGTCGAGGAGCACACGGCGGCGCGCGAACAGGCCGCGCTCGTGCGTGCGGCGCTGCACGGCTTGCCCTCGCGCTATCGCGACGTGCTGGTGACCTACTATCTCGAGGAGCAATCCATCCACGAGGTCGCCGAGTCGCTCGGACTCTCGGTCGCGGCGGTCGAGCAACGCCTCAGTCGTGGTCGCAAGCGCCTGCGCGGTGACATCGAGCGCATGCTCGCGGTGCAGCTCGCACCGAAGCGATCGCGCGAAGCCGCCGCGTGTGCCGTGCTGCAGACGCTGCGCATGCAGCCCCGCGCGGCCGCACGCACGCGGGTGACGCGATCGCTGCCGGTCGCCGCCGTGGTCTGCTGTGCGCTCGCGGCCGCGACCGGTGTCGCGGTCGTCGCCGGTGCGACGGCGTCGTCGCGGGCCGTCGAGGCCCACGACCCACCCGCGCCGCCCCCGGCCTCACCGCGGGTCGTCGCCGCAGCACCGCCGCGATCGATGCCACCGGCCGCGGTGCCGCAGGTGCCGCGCGCGACCCCGCGGCCGCGAGCCCAGCTCGCCGCGCCCATGGCCGAAGCCGTGCCCGCGGCCGCGTTCCACATCATGGAGCTGCCGTGCGGGCGCTCGCTGGTGTCGCCGCCGGACGCTCACGAGTATCGCGCCGCCATCACCGAGATGTATCGCCTCGCGGCGCTCGCATCGGAGCTCGACGGCAACGACTACGAGTGCGGCGGTACCACCACCGCAGACGCGACCGCACTGCGCGAGCTGCAGGGTCGCGTCGTCGACGTCCACGGCGTGCCGGTCGCGCGCGCCATCGTCATCGCCGACGGCGCGATCGAAGCCAACGAGGTCTTCGAGGTCGACCACGTGGCCGAGACCGACGAACGCGGCGAGTTCGCGATGCCGATCGCGGCCGACGACGTGATGATCTGGGCGCTGCACGAAGGTGGACAGCGGGCGCGACTGGTGCGGGTTCCGGCCGGTGACACCGATGTCGAGCTCGAGCTCCGACTCACCGCCGGCGGCACCGTGTCGGGCTCCGTGCACCGTGGCAAGTGGCCCGAGCACGGCACCGTGCGCGTGCAGGCGCTCGACAGCGAGCTCGCGATCGCGCTCGCGACCACGGCCGGCGGCACGTTCGAATCGCCGACCGTCAGCGCAGGCACCTACGCGGTCGAGTTCGTGCGTGACTGCGTCTACGACTGCGCCGCCGTGGTGCCGACGCGTGCCGTGGTCGTCGTGCGTGCGGGCGCCGACGCGCAGGTGCAGCTGCACGTCGATCCCAGCCGCGACGCCGACGTGCGGCCCGAGATCCGACTCGACCACTCGATCTACGAGCTGCACGCCGACGAGTTCCGCTACGTCTACGACCCCGACGTGAACCGCACCATCACCATGTCCGCGGTGAGCACCGACGGCATCGACGCGAGCTGGGAGCTGATCGCCCCGCAGTTCACCCTGCCCGAAGGCGACTACACACTGTGCGCACGGCTGGCGGATCCGTCGGCGCCCGACGCCCAGCTCGAAGGCGCGCCCGCACCCGACTGCCAGTCGTTGCACCTCGAGGGCGCGAAGATTCACGCGCCGGTGTTCGACCTCCGTCGCCGCCGCTAG
- a CDS encoding cytochrome c maturation protein CcmE codes for MPARRRLVWFPLCVALLACDALVSRGAGDATPREADPGASDDEDAKRLAALVVDAIVPPAVTPTLELDEITSAHRGARVRVHGHVAADPILQRSGGDATAAPAYRFVIEGRGARLAIDYDGALPDRFQNKLEVMITGTLSSDGASLHGDDLIAKCPDRYEAAP; via the coding sequence GTGCCCGCGCGACGACGCCTTGTGTGGTTCCCGCTGTGTGTGGCGCTGCTCGCCTGCGACGCCCTGGTGTCGCGCGGCGCCGGCGATGCGACCCCGCGCGAGGCCGACCCCGGGGCGAGCGATGACGAGGATGCCAAGCGACTCGCCGCGCTCGTCGTCGACGCCATCGTGCCGCCCGCGGTGACGCCGACGCTCGAGCTCGACGAGATCACGTCGGCGCACCGTGGCGCCCGCGTGCGCGTGCATGGCCACGTCGCCGCCGATCCGATCCTGCAGCGTAGCGGCGGCGATGCGACGGCCGCCCCGGCGTATCGCTTCGTGATCGAGGGTCGCGGCGCGCGGCTTGCGATCGACTACGACGGCGCGCTGCCGGACCGGTTCCAGAACAAGCTCGAGGTGATGATCACCGGCACGCTGTCGAGCGACGGCGCCAGCCTGCACGGCGACGATCTCATCGCGAAGTGTCCCGACCGCTACGAAGCCGCGCCTTAG